The following proteins are encoded in a genomic region of Phycodurus eques isolate BA_2022a chromosome 11, UOR_Pequ_1.1, whole genome shotgun sequence:
- the sufu gene encoding suppressor of fused homolog isoform X1: protein MDEVRPSSGAQAHGLSSLFPPGLQAIYGECRRLYPDQANPLQVTAIVKYWLGGPDPLDYISMYRNMGCSAQDVQEHWHYVSFGLSDLYGDNRVHEFTGIDKPSGFGFELTFRLKREMGETAPPTWPAELMQGLARYVFQSENTFCSGDHISWHNPLDNSESRIQHMLLTEDPQMHPIQTPFGTVSFLQIVGVCTEELQAAQQWNGQGILELMRGVGIAGGPWLITDMRRGETIFDIDPHLQQERVDHGIETEGSNLSGVSAKCVWDDLSRPPDDEEDSRSICIGSQPRRLSDKDTEQIRETLRKGLEFNTKAALPPISSQRHDRSQSRKDSLESESSTAIVPHELVRTRQLESVHLKFNQESGTLLPLCLRGRLLHGRHFTFKSINGDTAITFVSTGVEGAFATEEHPYAAHGPWLQILLTEEFVDQMLGDLHDLNTREDTKLPKEYSWPEKKLTISVLPDSVFDNPLQ from the exons ATGGACGAAGTACGGCCTAGCAGCGGTGCCCAAGCGCACGGGCTATCGTCGCTGTTTCCCCCAGGACTGCAGGCTATCTACGGGGAATGTCGGCGACTTTATCCCGATCAGGCAAACCCGCTTCAAGTTACAGCCATTGTAAAATATTG gttaGGTGGTCCAGACCCGTTAGACTACATTAGTATGTATCGAAATATGGGCTGTTCAGCTCAGGACGTCCAAGAGCATTGGCACTATGTCAGTTTTGGCCTAAGCGACCTGTATGGAGACAACAGGGTCCACGA ATTCACAGGAATAGACAAACCCAGCGGCTTTGGCTTCGAGCTCACCTTTAGGCTGAAAAGAGAGATGGGGGAGACTGCCCCACCGACTTGGCCCGCTGAACTCATGCAAGGGTTGGCTCGCTACGTTTTCCAGTCAG aaaacacattttgtagtGGTGACCACATATCATGGCACAATCCGCTGGACAACAGCGAGTCTCGCATCCAGCATATGTTGCTCACAGAGGACCCTCAAATGCATCCCATTCAAACGCCTTTTGGCACTGTCAGCTTCTTGCAG ATTGTTGGCGTTTGTACAGAGGAGTTGCAGGCAGCACAGCAATGGAATGGCCAAGGCATCCTGGAACTGATGCGAGGGGTTGGAAT AGCCGGCGGTCCCTGGCTGATCACAGACATGAGGAGAGGGGAAACCATCTTTGACATCGATCCACACCTACAA CAGGAGAGAGTGGACCACGGCATCGAGACAGAGGGCTCCAACCTGAGCGGGGTGAGCGCCAAGTGCGTGTGGGACGACCTGAGTCGACCGCCCGACGACGAGGAGGACAGTCGATCCATCTGCATTGGCTCACAGCCTCGCAGACTCTCCGATAAAG ACACGGAACAGATCAGGGAGACCTTAAGGAAAGGCCTGGAGTTTAACACCAAGGCAGCACTGCCCCCCATCAGCAGCCAGAGACATGACAGATCTCA AAGTCGAAAGGACAGTTTGGAAAGCGAGAGCTCAACGGCTATCGTTCCTCACGAGTTAGTCCGAACGCGACAGTTGGAAAGTGTCCATTTGAAATTTAACCAAGAATCCGGCACGCTGCTTCCCCTCTGCTTACG GGGCCGCTTGCTGCACGGCAGACATTTTACTTTCAAAAGTATCAATGGCGACACGGCCATTACGTTTGTGTCAACGGGGGTGGAGGGAGCCTTTGCTACTGAGGAGCATCCATACGCAGCACATGGGCCCTGGCTTcag ATATTGTTGACTGAAGAGTTTGTGGATCAGATGCTCGGGGATTTACACGATCTTAACACCCGTGAGGAT ACAAAACTACCAAAGGAGTACAGTTGGCCAGAGAAGAAGCTGACGATCTCCGTTCTACCAGACTCTGTGTTTGATAATCCTCTGCAATGA
- the sufu gene encoding suppressor of fused homolog isoform X2, with amino-acid sequence MDEVRPSSGAQAHGLSSLFPPGLQAIYGECRRLYPDQANPLQVTAIVKYWLGGPDPLDYISMYRNMGCSAQDVQEHWHYVSFGLSDLYGDNRVHEFTGIDKPSGFGFELTFRLKREMGETAPPTWPAELMQGLARYVFQSENTFCSGDHISWHNPLDNSESRIQHMLLTEDPQMHPIQTPFGTVSFLQIVGVCTEELQAAQQWNGQGILELMRGVGIAGGPWLITDMRRGETIFDIDPHLQERVDHGIETEGSNLSGVSAKCVWDDLSRPPDDEEDSRSICIGSQPRRLSDKDTEQIRETLRKGLEFNTKAALPPISSQRHDRSQSRKDSLESESSTAIVPHELVRTRQLESVHLKFNQESGTLLPLCLRGRLLHGRHFTFKSINGDTAITFVSTGVEGAFATEEHPYAAHGPWLQILLTEEFVDQMLGDLHDLNTREDTKLPKEYSWPEKKLTISVLPDSVFDNPLQ; translated from the exons ATGGACGAAGTACGGCCTAGCAGCGGTGCCCAAGCGCACGGGCTATCGTCGCTGTTTCCCCCAGGACTGCAGGCTATCTACGGGGAATGTCGGCGACTTTATCCCGATCAGGCAAACCCGCTTCAAGTTACAGCCATTGTAAAATATTG gttaGGTGGTCCAGACCCGTTAGACTACATTAGTATGTATCGAAATATGGGCTGTTCAGCTCAGGACGTCCAAGAGCATTGGCACTATGTCAGTTTTGGCCTAAGCGACCTGTATGGAGACAACAGGGTCCACGA ATTCACAGGAATAGACAAACCCAGCGGCTTTGGCTTCGAGCTCACCTTTAGGCTGAAAAGAGAGATGGGGGAGACTGCCCCACCGACTTGGCCCGCTGAACTCATGCAAGGGTTGGCTCGCTACGTTTTCCAGTCAG aaaacacattttgtagtGGTGACCACATATCATGGCACAATCCGCTGGACAACAGCGAGTCTCGCATCCAGCATATGTTGCTCACAGAGGACCCTCAAATGCATCCCATTCAAACGCCTTTTGGCACTGTCAGCTTCTTGCAG ATTGTTGGCGTTTGTACAGAGGAGTTGCAGGCAGCACAGCAATGGAATGGCCAAGGCATCCTGGAACTGATGCGAGGGGTTGGAAT AGCCGGCGGTCCCTGGCTGATCACAGACATGAGGAGAGGGGAAACCATCTTTGACATCGATCCACACCTACAA GAGAGAGTGGACCACGGCATCGAGACAGAGGGCTCCAACCTGAGCGGGGTGAGCGCCAAGTGCGTGTGGGACGACCTGAGTCGACCGCCCGACGACGAGGAGGACAGTCGATCCATCTGCATTGGCTCACAGCCTCGCAGACTCTCCGATAAAG ACACGGAACAGATCAGGGAGACCTTAAGGAAAGGCCTGGAGTTTAACACCAAGGCAGCACTGCCCCCCATCAGCAGCCAGAGACATGACAGATCTCA AAGTCGAAAGGACAGTTTGGAAAGCGAGAGCTCAACGGCTATCGTTCCTCACGAGTTAGTCCGAACGCGACAGTTGGAAAGTGTCCATTTGAAATTTAACCAAGAATCCGGCACGCTGCTTCCCCTCTGCTTACG GGGCCGCTTGCTGCACGGCAGACATTTTACTTTCAAAAGTATCAATGGCGACACGGCCATTACGTTTGTGTCAACGGGGGTGGAGGGAGCCTTTGCTACTGAGGAGCATCCATACGCAGCACATGGGCCCTGGCTTcag ATATTGTTGACTGAAGAGTTTGTGGATCAGATGCTCGGGGATTTACACGATCTTAACACCCGTGAGGAT ACAAAACTACCAAAGGAGTACAGTTGGCCAGAGAAGAAGCTGACGATCTCCGTTCTACCAGACTCTGTGTTTGATAATCCTCTGCAATGA